The genomic interval GACCATGTCCCCCTTCAGGAGGCGCGGCGGCTGGTGGTGCGCGCAGGGAGTCGGCCGGCCACGGAAGGCCGGCCGAGCCGCGGAGGACAGGATGTCCGTCCGCGGCGACCCCGGAGCGCGTCGCCAGTCGCCGGGACTCCGTCCCGCCCCGCGGGCGGGCCGGAGCGCCTTCTGCGGGGTGCGCTCTTTTGGCAACTTTTCTGTCGCAAAACAGAAAAGTAGCCCGCGCCGGTCGAGCGGCATCACTCGGTAGCACCGAAGTTCCGTGGCGCGGAACCCGCGAGCACCACCGGATCAACGCGGGAATGGCAACTACCGAACTTGCGAGCACGAACGGGTCAACGAGGAAGACGCAAGCACCGAGCTTCGAGGGCACCGGCCCCGGGACCACGCACGAGTCAACAAGGAACGCGGCAGCGCCCTCAGTCCGTCCCCAGGAACAGCCCGTAGGCCGCGTTCCCGCTCTCCTCCCACCACGGATACCCGGTGGCATCCAGGCGTGCCCGAACCGCGCGCACCTGCCCGCGCGGCACCTGCAGGCCGAGCAGCACGCGGCCGTGGGCCGAGCCGTGATTGCGGTAGTGGAACAGCGAGACGTTCCACCGGGTGCCGAGCTTGTTGAGGAAGGTCAGCAGCGCGCCGGGGCGCTCGGGGAACTCGACCCGGAACAGGCGCTCGTCGCTGAGGCCGGGGGCACGTCCGCCGACCATGTAGCGGATGTGCACCTTGGCCATCTCGTCGCCGGAGAGATCGACGACGGCGTAATCCTTGCCGCGGAGCTGCTCGACGAGGTCGGCGGCTTCCTCTAGCCCGCCGGTGACGCGCACGCCGACGAAGATGTGCGCGGACTGGCTGTCGGCATAGCGGTAGTTGAACTCGGTGATGCCGTGCCGGCCGAGGTCGCGGCAGAAGGCGCGGAAGGCGCCGGGACGCTCGGGGATGGTGACCGCCAGCAGCGCTTCGGTGTGATCGCCCAGCTCGGCACGCTCGGCGATGTGCCGCAGGCGGTCGAAGTTGACGTTGGCACCGGACACGATGGCGCAGAGGCGCTGGTCGCGCGCACCGTGCTCGAGTGCCCAGCGCTTGGCACCCGCCACGGCGAGCGCGCCGGCCGGCTCGGGCACGCTGCGGTTCTCGTAGAAAACGTCGCGCACTGCCGCGCAGATCTCGTCGATGCTCACGGTCATCATGGCGTCGACGGTGGCGCGCGCCACGCGGAAGGTCTCGCGGCCGGCCTGGCGCACCGCTACGCCGTCCGCGAACAGCCCGACCTGCGGCAGCTTGACCCGGCGACCCGCCGCCAGCGCGCGCCCCATGCAATCGGAATCCTCGGGTTCCACGCCGATGACCCGGGTTCCGGGCGAAACCGCCTTGATGTACGCCGCCACGCCGGCCAGCAGACCGCCGCCGCCGACGCAGACGAAGACCGCGTCCAGCGGCGCTTCGTTCGCGGCCTCGAGCTGCTCGACGATCTCGCGCGCGATGGTGCCCTGACCGGCGATGACCAGCGGATCGTCGTAGGGCGGGATATAGGTGGCGCCGCGCTCCTCGACGATCTTGGCGGCATGGGCCGAGGCGTCGTCGTAGGCATCGCCGTGCAGCACCACGCGACCGCCGAATCCGCGCACGGCATCGATCTTGATCTGCGGCGTGGTGCGCGGCATGACGATCCAGGACGGACAGCCCAGCGTGCGGGCGGCCAGCGCCACGCCCTGGGCATGGTTGCCCGCCGACGCGCACACCACGCCGCGCGCGCGCTCGGCCTCCGGAATGTGCACGATGCGGTTGAAGGCGCCGCGCAGCTTGAAGGAGTGCACCGGCTGCAGATCCTCGCGCTTGAGGAGCAGCTGGTTGCCGATGCGCGCGGACAGGCGGGGCGCGTCGGACAGCGGGCTGCGCACCGCCACGTCGTAGACGCGGGCGGCCTCGATGCGCTGCCGATAGCGCGCGATGAGCCTGGAGGTGGGGTCCGCTTGCGACACGTCGACTCCTGTGGGTTCCGGCAGCCCTCTGCAGCCCGATGAGGCGCGCGATTATCATGCATTTTTTGATCGCCCCACTTCGGCACGTGCCTGAATCCCCCCTGCAGCGTCTCCCCATCGCCTTCCTGGGCGGCGGCAACATGGCCGACGCCCTCATCGGCGGGCTGGTCGCCGCCGGTCACGACGCCGACGCCGTCACCGTGATCGAGCCCGATGCCGAGCGCGCGTCGGCGCTGGGCGCGCGCCACGGCGTCCGCGTGCAGGCACCCGGTTCGGCACTGCCGTCCGACGGAATCGTCGTGCTCGCGGTCAAGCCGCAGCAGGCCGCGGCCGCGCTCGCGGAAACGCCGCCGCCGCCGGGCAGCCTGCTGGTGTCGATCGCGGCCGGGCTGTCCTGCGACTGGCTCGGCTCGCGCCTGCCGGCCGGCACGCCGGTGGTGCGCTGCATGCCGAACACGCCCGCCCGCCTCGGCGCCGGTGTCAGCGGCCTCTGGGCGCCCGCGACCGTCGACGATGCCGCGCGCGAACGCGCCGGCTACGTGCTCGCCGCGGCCGGCACCGTGGCGTGGCTGGAACACGAGGATCAGATCAACGCGGTCACCGCGCTCTCGGGCTCCGGTCCGGCCTACGTGTTCGCGCTCGGCGAAGCCATGGCCGAGGCCGGTGTCGCGCTGGGCCTGCCCGCCGACACCGCGCAGTCGCTCGCCCGCCAGACGCTCATCGGCGCCGGCCGCCTGCTCGCCGAGGACCGGGCCTCGCCGGGCGAGCTGCGCGCACGCGTGACCTCGGCGGGCGGCACCACCGCCGCGGCGCTGGACGTGCTCGGCGGCGGCCTCGACGATCTCGTGCTGCGCGCGATGCAGGCTGCCGAACGGCGCGCCCGCGAGCTGTCCGCACCGGAGGACGCGGCACGGTGAGCTCGAACGTCGACAACGCGCTGTTCTTCCTCGTCTCGACGCTGTTCAAGCTCGCGATGTGGGTCCTGATCCTGCGCGTGGCGCTGCAGCTCGTGCGCGCGGACTTCTTCAACCCGGTGTCGCAGCTGGTCTGGCGGCTGACCCAGCCGGTGGTGGGTCCGGCGTCGCGGATCGTGCCGCGCTACCAGCGCTGGGACCTGGCCTGCCTGCTGGTGCTCTACGCACTGGCCGTGCTCTACATCTACGCGGTATTCGCCATCCTGTCCTACCGCGTCGCGCTGGTGCAGGCGCTCTGGCTGGGGCTGGTATCGGTGATCTCGCTGACCCTGATGCTGCTGACCTTCAGCATCTTCGTGCAGGCGATCCTGTCGTGGCTCGGCCCGGGCGTGAACAACCGCGCCGGCAGCGTGCTGTGGAGCCTCAACGAGCCGCTTCTGGGACGCATCCGCCGCTTCGTGCCCGCGGTCAGCGGCATCGACCTGTCGCCGCTCGTCGCCATCCTCGTACTGCAGGTGCTCTACTATCTGCTGCCCCTGCACCCGGTGCTCCGCTGACGGTGGGTAGTCCGCACACAGGCGACAACTCGGTCGGCATCGTCGAACCACGGATCCTCCACTTCGACGAGGCCATCGAGCTCGAATGCGGTCGCAGCCTGCCGCAGTTCGATCTCGCGGTGGAGACCTACGGCACGCTCAATGCCGACCGCAGCAACGCGGTGCTGGTTTGCCACGCGCTGTCCGGGGATCACCATGCCGCCGGCTACCACAGCCCGGATGACCGCAAGCCGGGCTGGTGGGACAGCTGCATCGGCCCCGGCAAGCCCATCGACACCAACCGGCTGTTCGTGGTCAGCCTCAACAATCTGGGCGGCTGCGCGGGCTCCAGCGGACCGACCAGCATCGACCCCGAAACCGGCAAGCACTGGGGCGCCGACTTCCCCATGGTCACCGTGCGCGACTGGGTGCGCGCACAGGCCATGCTCGCCGACCGGCTCGGCATCGACAGCTGGGCGGCCTGCGTAGGCGGCAGCCTCGGCGGCATGCAGGTCATGCAGTGGGCCATCGACAAGCCCGAGCGCGTGCGCCATGCCGTCATCATCGCCGCCGCGCCCAAGCTGTCGGCGCAGAACATCGCCTTCAACGAGATCGCCCGTCA from Algiphilus sp. carries:
- the ilvA gene encoding threonine ammonia-lyase, biosynthetic, coding for MSQADPTSRLIARYRQRIEAARVYDVAVRSPLSDAPRLSARIGNQLLLKREDLQPVHSFKLRGAFNRIVHIPEAERARGVVCASAGNHAQGVALAARTLGCPSWIVMPRTTPQIKIDAVRGFGGRVVLHGDAYDDASAHAAKIVEERGATYIPPYDDPLVIAGQGTIAREIVEQLEAANEAPLDAVFVCVGGGGLLAGVAAYIKAVSPGTRVIGVEPEDSDCMGRALAAGRRVKLPQVGLFADGVAVRQAGRETFRVARATVDAMMTVSIDEICAAVRDVFYENRSVPEPAGALAVAGAKRWALEHGARDQRLCAIVSGANVNFDRLRHIAERAELGDHTEALLAVTIPERPGAFRAFCRDLGRHGITEFNYRYADSQSAHIFVGVRVTGGLEEAADLVEQLRGKDYAVVDLSGDEMAKVHIRYMVGGRAPGLSDERLFRVEFPERPGALLTFLNKLGTRWNVSLFHYRNHGSAHGRVLLGLQVPRGQVRAVRARLDATGYPWWEESGNAAYGLFLGTD
- the proC gene encoding pyrroline-5-carboxylate reductase; translation: MPESPLQRLPIAFLGGGNMADALIGGLVAAGHDADAVTVIEPDAERASALGARHGVRVQAPGSALPSDGIVVLAVKPQQAAAALAETPPPPGSLLVSIAAGLSCDWLGSRLPAGTPVVRCMPNTPARLGAGVSGLWAPATVDDAARERAGYVLAAAGTVAWLEHEDQINAVTALSGSGPAYVFALGEAMAEAGVALGLPADTAQSLARQTLIGAGRLLAEDRASPGELRARVTSAGGTTAAALDVLGGGLDDLVLRAMQAAERRARELSAPEDAAR
- a CDS encoding YggT family protein, whose amino-acid sequence is MSSNVDNALFFLVSTLFKLAMWVLILRVALQLVRADFFNPVSQLVWRLTQPVVGPASRIVPRYQRWDLACLLVLYALAVLYIYAVFAILSYRVALVQALWLGLVSVISLTLMLLTFSIFVQAILSWLGPGVNNRAGSVLWSLNEPLLGRIRRFVPAVSGIDLSPLVAILVLQVLYYLLPLHPVLR
- a CDS encoding homoserine O-acetyltransferase, producing MGSPHTGDNSVGIVEPRILHFDEAIELECGRSLPQFDLAVETYGTLNADRSNAVLVCHALSGDHHAAGYHSPDDRKPGWWDSCIGPGKPIDTNRLFVVSLNNLGGCAGSSGPTSIDPETGKHWGADFPMVTVRDWVRAQAMLADRLGIDSWAACVGGSLGGMQVMQWAIDKPERVRHAVIIAAAPKLSAQNIAFNEIARQAIFSDPDFHAGRYLEMGTTPERGLRLARMLGHITYLSDEAMREKFGRMRRSDILGYHFDVEFEVESYLRYQGQQFVSRFDANTYLIMTKALDYFDPAREYGDDLAATMERVQARSLVIAFEADWRFSPERSREIVQALVAARKPVAYVCVPSSLGHDDFLMPIPYYHRVLGDYLARIAKESGC